The region ttttatggaatactgcagtatttattatattttttttaattcatgtgccctcataatctttaatcaaaataacttcccctccctcctgcagcgacatctcttcactgatgatgtgtttactggcgcaAGGACGGGACAACCTGTcgctcacatgacatcacagcaatagcaaaccacaaccatccaatcaattcccaatgaaCAAAATCgagtttcacttggatatacatcacaatagggaagaaaagactatcacaacttccatttcatactttattttttttccagttctGAGATGttgagcttcaaagtttttgcattccattggACTTTGTAGGTataacctttttgttttttaaataaaaagtttcACTTGGATATGCATCAcagtagggaagaaaagactatcacaacttccatttcatgttttaaatgttttaaatatttaatttgatatttATAGTTATAAATGTCAATTACTGTAAAGTTTGACTACATGCTGAAAAATTTGCCTTAATTGTAATGGTCCCAATCTATAGagtaaaagtaacactgaagcaatgTTGCAGTAGTGAAAAAATGTTGCATGTAGTGAAATAAAGTTCACTCTACAAGTGATGactgagcattagtgatgacaCCTGTGGTTAACAAGTAGAATCACTGAAGATAAGAGGAACAACAGGAACACAAAAAACAGCCACACaaccttagatgaaatcaactgcaaataaaatcaatatctcaCCAGAGGATAATTAAATAACACCAAACACAGCATTAGTGCTGCAAATTTAGCAATTTTGTCATTAGATTTAGCTACTTCCCTGCCctttttgagactttttttcaaaagcctAGTGACAAATCTAGAAACCTTATCTAGCTTCCATTACTCGCCcactatttatattaatatagatcAGTGAACTCGCCAGTATGACGTCATCTAACGACATTTAGTGAACAATTTTATCTACTTTCAACTGAAAGCAATTGGCAACACTGAACAGCATTACCAtattcacttattacaaaccagttTGGCTTTAGTTCTTTGGTACATGTACAAAGGTTGTtgaagtttgaagtcaccattatggtgattagTGTTCCAGTTAGTTGGTAACTTAGCTGTTGACTTTGGTTGAATTAATTCTCTTTCAGCAGTTGTTGAAAGTGCATGCTATCACTATTGTCAACAATGCTCCTGACATACCTTTTACTATGTGCACTTTTTGGAATCAGTGACTGACAGCTGGATTTTGACACATGTGAGTTCCCAAATTAGTATGAAAGTCTTTAAAAACAGCAACTTTCAGTTCTGAACTTTCATTATCAAGTTTTTATTAACTGTCCCATTGAAAGAGCTCTTCTCATAACCCCTGTTATTGAACAAACTGCTTATGATTATGCTTTTATTATTACTTAGTTTATCACTGACTAAGTATCTCTGATATGTAGTCATATctctaaatgtttttctttgcaATGCACACAAGCTCTTTTTAACTGATTTGTGTATAGATCTTTTGAAACAGGGGACCATTCCTTTGATGCTTTGAAATGCCAGCAGCCTGTCAAAGCTATAGAGCTTAGTTATTTCAATTCAAACTAAAGTAAAATGCAAAGCAgggaatattattttaatgtctcAATTAGGACCTGTGAGAAGAATGGGAATGCTAACAGATAGTTCTCTCCAGGTATTACCTCTAACAAACAGTTAAATACATTAAAGCTAAGTTTTATTCAGATTATAAATGGCTTGCTAACAAAACAGAGCAGCATTTATCTGACACAAACAGAATACGAATCTCAATTAGGGTGACAGGATCAAATGGGAACACAAATACATTTCACCCTTTGCCagaagtttgattgacaggcaaaCTGACCAATTATAATGCAAAATCTGCTAATTTGTCTGGAAAACAAACCAGACAGGAGAGTTAGTAGATTGGATTTCGGTGGATTTGAGcttgaaaaatggtgtttattgacgtctttccgcgtttgaaacaacataccttctgatgttcattcatgtttatttcatgctatagctAGTCGGAAGAGATGGTCGTTTAACgtgccgcttgaactgaggtgctacagcgatctgtcacaacacattaaagagccacaaaacagtattgtttgaatttcttacaaaaatgccaACATTTGAAAGCGGAGACTTTGTTTTTATACTAAAAGTAACCcgctttgtcttgtctgtcagCACATTGTCAATGTCAGcgtcctctttgctccacaatgtatttttcactgtgtgagaacatgatgtgtatTGTGAGAGAGTTATGACTTGTCGGATGTAACAGTAATCCCATttaagaaaacatttatttggcAGCATCTAAATTGCATGTGGGGACTTCTAGAAACACTCTGAGTGATAAACAAATATGGCCTGCATGGTTTTGCCGTTCCCTCACAGACTGTGTGGATCGTGGGGACATTTTAGTGTCCCTCATCATTCAGTCTCATTCTCACTTCCCCTCTTGGAATCTGAAGTGGAGGACTGATAAGCATAAAGGTCAGAGGTCAACGAGTGCAAGTTTTCGGTTGAGACATGCTCAAGCTTCCTGCAGATTAGTTTCTCAGTATGGTGTTGTTCTTGATGATTTTGGCCTGAATTgcataaaattgcataaatgcCTTGACAAGGATTTGAGACATTAACTTTTAAACTGTCTAATTAAATTCAGGGttggttaaaaatgacaaaatgaactTAATTGCATGCTAACCTTTACAAAGATCCCATATTTCTGTGAAAGTTTCTGCCTTGATCTTTTTAATAGCCACTGACGGAGCCTTTTTAGTGAGCAGGCCTGCACTTGAGAGAGCACTCAACAACATCAATAACATTAAACGTGCGTTTTGACGCCTGCCGTTTACAAATGAAAAGGTCAGAGTAGCTTACATTTATGgtacaaaaagtttatttagtAACAGCTTTGTAAACATTTGAGGTAAATGAACATTTACATCAACTTGTTCTTATAAAATTGAATACACAAGGCACTTCTCTTAAGACAGCATCGAAACAGGCTGCTGTTCTGAGCATATGTAGGTGGTTCACTTCCCTGATTGGTCAGAATAATCAGCTCTGCTTGAGAAAATCAGTTCAAGAAGTTCAAGAAATGAGTGTTATCTGAGAATAATGGGCTGCAACTAAGTACACTACAAACGGATCGAGATAGGAAAGAGCTGGCTGGCTGGCCAATTCAAATTCAGAATCGATGAAATGCTATAATCCACAATGTTCAAATTTCCTGCGGTCCTTTCAGGCCACCACAACAGTCCTAAAATAAAACATGGGAAACGTGTATATTTCTTATACTCTACAAGTGCTGttttataaattacatttgatgtTATTTAAGTGGAATAATACTGCCATCAACACAACGACTTTTACCATTAAGACATTTTCCTTTAAGGATCAAAAATATTTCCTCCTTTCTATCAATGTAAGAATTGTTGAACAGTGTCTTTTGCCTAAATGTGCAAATCTTCAACTTTTTACTAAAATGTAAACTTTAAGAaccaaaaaatgacaaaataacacactttcatttttggatacattaaaacagcagaaaataaataacatacatCTGTAAATACTGTGATCTGATAAAAGCAAAAGTAATACTGTCCTAAGCACAAACTTGCACAGTCTCTGTGTGATGATGTACCGTTTCTATTTAGGGCTGTCTGTCTCTTTAAATAGATTGCTGAAGTATATACCTGATAATAAAAGCATTGTACATCGTGTTTAAATGGGTctcaagaaaataaaaaaataaaaataaaatcatgttGTGCTGTCATGTTGTTACAGTATGTGTACCGAAGGCATGTTCTATACAACAGCAGTAGTAGTCAGTGAAAATTAGGGCCTCACAGTAACCTGAAACTGGACCAAcaatgaagggaaaaaaaaaaaaaaaaaaaagggggataAACTTCATATTAGCATTAGACACTTGCAGCAtctttttttgtccattttgaaGTAACTACTTTTTTGGCAACCACGAACTGACTACAGAAAAGCAATGCTTTTGATGACATTTTTATACTCATTCTCAACCAATTGCTTacatttttagaaataaaaatgctCAAACTTTTCGAAATAAAAACCAATAAGGATTTCAAATGTCACATGTAATGAGAGTTAGTACTCCCCTCCTCAGATTAACTACTTCAAAAGTGTACTTCATGTATTCCTGATGGCAAGATGGTCATATATCAAAACTCTCAAATCCAACAGAGGAGCAGGAGGTGAACTTCAGATCATGGgattgaaaaaaagaaatgtggTCCAGAGAATACACAAGCTATATGAATTAAAACTGCACCATTCAGTAGTACAACAGTTATCTAAATATGTCACTTGCCTCagtatatgttcattttttcatgTATGGATGACCTTTTCTCTGTTATGCATTAAGGTTTGCCACTTTCATCAGGCAATGTGctttttacttcttttttttcttccccaACACTTTGATTTCTCTTTAGAGTGAGGAAATGTAGAGACAGATGCTGGAACAACAAAgagaacttaaaaaaaaagaaagaaaagggtTTATGAATTTGACAactttaactacttttttcaaTCATTGCTCATTTTTTGCCTGTTCTATTCCaggtttaaaaaataaatgaaacaaaataaaaaatatagtacGTGATAATACATGAGAGTCGTGTCATTGTCTACTCAATTAAACCGTAGACGgtatttatgttgtatttaaaatgtagttttgttGTTAGTAACCTGTATTATCGCACTGCAAACATTTTATGTTTGGTGCCTTTGTTATATCATGAGACTTATGCTGCctcggaattatcgtaaatatGAGTTTCCTACTTTAAGGCCTTGTCTGACTAATTTAGGTGACATTTTTCAGCGAATCACTCCAGATTCAGGTAAAACATAACGTGCATCAGGTGGGCTGCTCCATTCAACTACTGCATTACACTAACCAGCATTCAGCAGCCATCTTTCATAATCCCATAAGAGATGAATGAGCTCTTTGCGATTTTACATCGCTCGCTTTATGAATGGAATGAACTTTTCCATTCCAGCAATCTGCCTCTCACTTCCTCTTGTTTTTGGTgtatttctttgtgtttttgtccaCAAAAACTTGCGTTTCGGAGTGGCGAGCCACTACACCGCCAGATCATTGGGCCTCGCTCTCACGCTGCTGGCTTTACTAGCCCTGCTCAGTCGTCGAGCGTCAGTGAAAATGACGGGCGGCTCGTGCATCTCCACCGTGGTGGTGACGTGCCCCTCCTCCGGCCCAGAGCTCAAACCGCCGCCAGCAGAGGTGGGGGTGTCAGCGAGCTGAGCGGCGTCTTTGGCTTGCCGCCCATTATTGGAAGAGCGAgacgaggaggaggaggaaggggAGGGGGAGGCGGCGTTCATCTCCCGAGTCTGCTGCTCGGTGGCCAGGTTGGCCCAGTTCTGCTCGGCAGCCAGCCTGTGGTTGTTGTTGCTGATGTAAAAAGGCGAGGACTCCTCGAGCTCCTCGCGCAGAGGGTCCATCTTGAACTCGGCCGTGGAGGGTGCCGACACGGGCTGGAGGAACACGCCGCCACCCACTGCCACCTCCGTGTAGTCTGGCGGGTAGCTGAGGGTAGGAGGCGCAGTTCTGGGAGACTCGGGCTCCGCTTCGTTCGCGTCGGGCAGCGACTCGCGCTCGGGGGCGAACTCGTTGGTCATGCCCTGTTTGACCTTCTTCCATCCGAGGTGATAGATTTCTAACAAATTCAGCAAAAGGGACACGCAAGCCACCACAAGCATAAATATGATGAAGATGGTCTTTTCCGTGGGCCGGGAAATGAAGCAGTCCACCGTGTTGGGGCAGGGCCACCGTGCACACTTATACAGGGGCCGCAATTGGAAACCATAGAGGAAATACTGACCTAAAATGAACCCCACTTCAAACAGGGTCTTGAAAATTATGTTGAACACATAGGTGCGCAACAAGGCACCTCTAATGCGGATTTTGCCGTGTTCGTCTCTGATTGGCGGCTTCTCCTTTTTGCcaccgccgccgccgccgccccCACCCCGTCCACCAGCCTCCCCTCCCCCTCCGTTTCTATACAGGAGTTCTTTCTCCTCCTGGAGCCGGCTGGCCTTTCGCAGCTCCTCCTCGCGCTCTTTCCGCTTCTCCTCCATACGAACAATGTGCAGGACGTGGCCCAGGTAGATGAGCGTCGGCGTGGACACGAAGATGATTTGGAGCACCCAGAAGCGGATGTGGGAGATGGGGAAGGCCTCGTCATAGCAGACGTTCTCGCAACCGGGCTGCTGCGTGTTGCAGGTGAAGTCCGACTGCTCATCGCCCCAGACCTCCTCGGCCGCCGCTCCCAACACTAGAATCCTAAAAATGAAGAGTACCGTCAGCCAGACTTTGCCGATCAC is a window of Megalobrama amblycephala isolate DHTTF-2021 linkage group LG6, ASM1881202v1, whole genome shotgun sequence DNA encoding:
- the gja3 gene encoding gap junction alpha-3 protein → MGDWSFLGRLLENAQEHSTVIGKVWLTVLFIFRILVLGAAAEEVWGDEQSDFTCNTQQPGCENVCYDEAFPISHIRFWVLQIIFVSTPTLIYLGHVLHIVRMEEKRKEREEELRKASRLQEEKELLYRNGGGGEAGGRGGGGGGGGGKKEKPPIRDEHGKIRIRGALLRTYVFNIIFKTLFEVGFILGQYFLYGFQLRPLYKCARWPCPNTVDCFISRPTEKTIFIIFMLVVACVSLLLNLLEIYHLGWKKVKQGMTNEFAPERESLPDANEAEPESPRTAPPTLSYPPDYTEVAVGGGVFLQPVSAPSTAEFKMDPLREELEESSPFYISNNNHRLAAEQNWANLATEQQTREMNAASPSPSSSSSSRSSNNGRQAKDAAQLADTPTSAGGGLSSGPEEGHVTTTVEMHEPPVIFTDARRLSRASKASSVRARPNDLAV